Proteins encoded together in one Prunus dulcis chromosome 3, ALMONDv2, whole genome shotgun sequence window:
- the LOC117621820 gene encoding uncharacterized protein LOC117621820: protein MADLPKFFALKSAKNQKYVVFKDQSTAELPNRLECSGEESHSKYARFKAEKDVNQPSLVHIKSTYSDKYLRTASEDSPWIVAEADEKQPNKNLWSCTLFKPVVLQKPAPYVDGVYQFVHVRLGNLTEPKSGTDFEDDALAAANAKPTSTPAFTVEKLPG, encoded by the coding sequence ATGGCAGACTTACCAAAGTTTTTTGCTCTTAAATCAGCCAAGAACCAGAAATACGTGGTCTTCAAAGACCAATCCACCGCAGAGCTGCCAAATAGGCTCGAATGCTCCGGAGAGGAAAGTCACAGCAAATACGCAAGGTTCAAAGCGGAGAAGGACGTAAACCAACCCAGTCTGGTGCATATAAAATCCACCTACAGCGACAAATACCTGAGAACGGCAAGCGAAGACAGTCCGTGGATTGTGGCCGAGGCTGACGAGAAACAGCCAAATAAAAACCTGTGGTCATGTACACTCTTCAAGCCTGTTGTTTTGCAAAAACCGGCACCGTACGTCGACGGCGTATACCAGTTCGTCCACGTGCGATTGGGAAACCTTACAGAGCCAAAATCTGGAACCGACTTCGAGGATGATGCCCTCGCTGCCGCAAATGCAAAACCCACCAGTACCCCTGCCTTCACTGTCGAAAAACTTCCAGGATGA